From one Pseudomonas sp. S35 genomic stretch:
- a CDS encoding TrlF family AAA-like ATPase, producing MVQVGARWWKLDFHTHTPASMDYGRHEPHLRNTVTPREWLSSFVDQGIECVAVTDHNTASWVDRLQVEAAVMREEGKIIHVFPGVEITANGNIHILAIFDPSKSSEIVMAAVGAAKFRGEYGNSDAVAGESAENIVDEITKLGGIAIPAHIDMKAGMCQIQSSHTIKQICHKSSAVEVIFPEGGRGPEHDECLRRYKALELGLAEVIGSDAHRPDEVGRAYTWVKMSSPTIDGVRLALVDGASSIKRSNTVTGNPNAVSSNVIHSISIDKAKYCGRGKPLEIVFNPWLNSIIGGRGSGKSSILEFIRLALGRDKDLLDIPGRNEVKETFTRFAQKSADRDADGVLLDETCISCVIQKEGAYYLLKWVSNVPSVAIFKWDGQEWKAEHGDARSRFPVKIFSQKQIYDIARNPSALIRIIDETDVVDLFGWKMAWTEKENKFLSLCGQRRVLQGQMANKNVLEGQLSDVIQKIDVIESSGHAQVLSDFNDAMKKHTAIVDFKESYSNLGEKLSEQMRTADQLKFNSTVFAATNEIDVEVLQRVGAMNQAYLQIKSQINALIAGLNSSLDEFSQWQATSAFGKQQDSSFSQYASLVATLTQNGVDNPDQYQQLVETKNGIEKKLAEIEAFESQERLMAAEINLIYADLIELRKSLTNRRRDFVRQHLSNNPSISLSIEPLCNIDDMEESFRDVIGRPDGAFASDILDKEKQTGFLYFLWLALIAEHNNNPAVPNDLTQNFTCVHDFKSQLFKFGTGQIMGMPIGKRFSDLLSQLQPQIFDRLNLWFPDDRLVVKFNDGKRLKDISQGSAGQKAATVLSFLLSYGNEPLILDQPEDDLDNGLISSLIVSKLQENKSRRQVIVVTHNPNIVVNGDSEFVVALQDKGSIEVAASGGLQEPDVRREVCEIMEGGKQALEQRYRRMIAV from the coding sequence ATGGTTCAGGTAGGAGCAAGATGGTGGAAACTCGACTTTCATACGCATACGCCAGCCTCGATGGACTATGGGCGCCATGAGCCTCATCTTCGCAACACCGTGACGCCGAGGGAGTGGTTATCATCGTTTGTCGATCAGGGGATAGAGTGTGTAGCGGTTACGGATCACAACACGGCTTCTTGGGTTGACCGTCTTCAAGTAGAAGCAGCAGTAATGAGGGAAGAGGGAAAGATTATTCATGTCTTTCCTGGTGTGGAAATTACAGCCAACGGTAATATCCATATTCTTGCTATTTTCGACCCTTCAAAATCATCTGAAATTGTCATGGCTGCTGTTGGAGCCGCGAAATTCAGAGGCGAGTACGGCAATAGTGATGCAGTGGCTGGTGAAAGCGCTGAAAATATTGTCGATGAAATCACCAAATTAGGTGGTATTGCAATTCCAGCTCATATCGATATGAAGGCTGGAATGTGTCAAATTCAGTCAAGCCATACCATTAAGCAGATCTGCCATAAGTCTTCTGCTGTAGAAGTCATTTTTCCAGAAGGCGGGCGTGGTCCAGAACATGATGAATGTTTAAGGCGGTACAAAGCCCTGGAGTTGGGTTTGGCCGAGGTCATAGGATCTGACGCGCACCGTCCAGATGAGGTGGGTAGAGCCTATACCTGGGTCAAGATGTCTAGCCCTACTATTGATGGTGTAAGGTTGGCGTTGGTTGATGGTGCTTCCTCAATCAAACGATCAAACACGGTTACAGGCAATCCAAATGCTGTTTCAAGTAATGTGATTCATTCTATATCTATTGATAAAGCAAAATATTGTGGTAGAGGTAAACCATTAGAAATTGTCTTTAACCCTTGGCTCAATTCTATCATCGGCGGGCGTGGTAGCGGAAAGTCATCTATCCTGGAATTCATCAGACTTGCATTAGGTCGGGATAAAGATTTACTAGATATACCTGGCCGTAATGAGGTTAAAGAAACCTTTACACGCTTTGCACAAAAGTCAGCAGATCGTGATGCCGATGGTGTTCTGCTCGATGAAACCTGTATCAGTTGTGTTATTCAGAAAGAGGGTGCTTATTACCTTCTGAAATGGGTTTCCAACGTTCCTAGCGTGGCTATATTCAAGTGGGATGGTCAGGAGTGGAAAGCAGAACATGGTGATGCGCGAAGCAGGTTTCCGGTAAAAATATTTAGCCAAAAGCAAATATATGATATAGCAAGAAATCCGAGTGCTTTGATAAGAATCATTGACGAAACTGACGTTGTTGATTTGTTCGGTTGGAAAATGGCTTGGACAGAGAAAGAAAATAAATTCTTATCTCTCTGCGGACAGAGAAGGGTTCTCCAAGGTCAGATGGCTAACAAGAATGTTCTTGAAGGTCAGCTATCAGATGTAATTCAGAAGATTGATGTTATCGAGTCATCAGGACATGCCCAGGTATTGTCCGATTTTAATGATGCAATGAAAAAACATACAGCCATTGTAGATTTCAAAGAGTCATATTCAAATTTGGGAGAAAAGCTGTCAGAGCAAATGCGTACTGCTGATCAGCTTAAATTCAATAGTACAGTTTTTGCGGCTACGAACGAAATTGATGTTGAGGTGCTTCAACGTGTTGGTGCAATGAATCAGGCTTATTTGCAAATTAAAAGCCAGATTAATGCCCTTATTGCTGGTTTGAATAGTAGTCTTGATGAATTCAGTCAATGGCAGGCTACAAGTGCTTTTGGTAAGCAGCAAGATTCATCGTTTAGCCAATATGCATCTCTTGTCGCAACCCTCACTCAGAATGGGGTGGATAATCCCGATCAATATCAACAGCTCGTTGAAACCAAAAATGGCATTGAAAAGAAGCTTGCCGAGATAGAAGCTTTTGAATCACAAGAGCGCTTAATGGCGGCTGAAATTAATTTGATTTATGCCGATTTAATCGAGTTGAGAAAATCACTTACGAATAGGCGCAGAGATTTCGTTCGCCAGCATTTATCGAATAATCCCTCTATTAGTTTGTCTATAGAACCTTTGTGTAATATAGATGATATGGAAGAATCTTTCCGGGACGTCATTGGTCGTCCTGATGGTGCTTTTGCTAGTGACATACTTGATAAGGAAAAACAGACAGGATTCTTGTATTTCCTTTGGTTAGCTCTAATTGCTGAACATAACAATAACCCAGCAGTGCCAAACGATCTCACTCAGAACTTTACCTGTGTTCATGATTTTAAAAGCCAATTGTTTAAGTTTGGAACGGGTCAAATCATGGGCATGCCCATCGGTAAACGGTTTTCAGATTTGTTGAGCCAATTGCAACCGCAAATTTTTGACAGACTTAACCTGTGGTTTCCAGATGATCGACTCGTTGTTAAATTTAACGATGGGAAAAGACTGAAAGATATTTCTCAGGGATCTGCTGGTCAGAAAGCGGCTACGGTACTCTCCTTCCTATTGTCCTATGGGAATGAGCCTCTGATTTTGGATCAACCTGAAGACGACCTTGATAACGGCTTAATTTCCTCGTTGATTGTCTCAAAGCTGCAGGAAAATAAGTCGAGAAGGCAAGTGATAGTAGTCACTCATAATCCCAATATTGTCGTCAACGGTGACTCTGAATTCGTTGTAGCTCTCCAAGACAAAGGTAGTATTGAGGTGGCTGCATCAGGCGGCCTTCAAGAGCCAGACGTTAGGCGTGAGGTATGCGAAATCATGGAGGGTGGTAAGCAAGCCCTAGAACAGCGATACCGCAGGATGATCGCTGTCTGA